A region of Natribaculum luteum DNA encodes the following proteins:
- a CDS encoding pantoate kinase, with amino-acid sequence MSDEVTAFVPGHVTGFFSAHHDDDPTKAGSRGAGLTLTDGVTVTVRPANDRTVLFEGEPIDVEPVWTVLETLEVSARVDVDSDLPLGAGFGVSGAMTLGTALAANRVFDRKLSANELVTIAHGAEVQAGTGLGDVVAQARGGVPIRLEPGAPQFNKLDAIPARARVEYVSFGELSTADVLSGDTERLTAAGKQALSRVVEEPTLTSFICASRAFAREAGLLTPNVRDALESVAEVEGQASMAMLGDTVFALGTGLSDAGYEPSVCATHPAGAMLK; translated from the coding sequence ATGAGCGACGAGGTGACGGCGTTCGTCCCCGGACACGTGACGGGGTTCTTCAGCGCCCACCACGACGACGACCCGACGAAAGCCGGTTCCCGGGGGGCTGGGCTCACGCTCACCGACGGGGTCACGGTGACGGTCCGACCGGCGAACGACCGGACAGTGCTGTTCGAAGGCGAACCGATCGACGTCGAGCCAGTGTGGACGGTCCTCGAGACGCTCGAGGTCTCGGCTCGCGTCGACGTCGACTCCGACCTGCCGCTCGGTGCCGGATTCGGCGTCTCCGGTGCGATGACGCTCGGGACGGCGCTCGCGGCGAACCGCGTCTTCGACCGGAAGCTCTCGGCGAACGAACTGGTAACGATCGCCCACGGTGCGGAGGTCCAGGCGGGGACGGGGCTGGGCGACGTCGTCGCGCAGGCTCGCGGCGGCGTCCCGATTCGGCTCGAGCCAGGCGCACCGCAGTTCAATAAACTGGACGCGATTCCTGCGCGTGCGCGCGTAGAATACGTTTCGTTCGGCGAACTCTCGACGGCGGACGTCCTCTCGGGCGACACCGAGCGACTCACGGCGGCCGGCAAGCAGGCACTGTCGCGCGTCGTCGAGGAGCCGACGCTCACGTCGTTCATCTGCGCCTCGAGAGCGTTTGCCCGCGAAGCCGGGCTGTTGACGCCGAACGTTCGCGACGCGCTCGAGTCGGTCGCCGAGGTCGAGGGGCAGGCGTCGATGGCGATGCTCGGTGACACGGTCTTTGCCCTCGGGACTGGCCTCTCGGACGCAGGTTACGAACCGTCGGTGTGTGCGACTCATCCGGCGGGTGCGATGTTGAAGTGA